The Alphaproteobacteria bacterium nucleotide sequence TCGCGACCACGTCGTGTGAGCCTACGTCGCAATTGGCAAGAATGGCCTGCCCCGCGAGTTGTCGCTGGACGCGCGGCAATGTGTCCCGAAAATCGCCCTCGATGAAATATTCCGGGGTGGGTCGCGATCTTGGATGAGACGCGAGCTCGCGGTCGAACACATATATGCTCCGGCCTGGAAAGCGCGCTCGCAAGTGATCGAAGGTCCGACCGTTCCCGAGGCCCAGCTCTAGAATAGGACCCGGGCGGTCGCCGATCAGCCTTGCAGCCGCGTCGATATGGGCCCGCTGAGCGAGCAATCGTTCTATGAAGGTGTCCAGGCGACTCATCCCTCCCTACTTTTCGCAGATGCGCCGACCTTGCTCAATAGTTTGTTCGTGGTTCCGGGAGTGGCGGGCGGATCGCGAATCAGGCCGGCGGAACACGCCAAGCGCGGGCTGAAAAAGAGGCTCGGTATCGTTGCAATCG carries:
- a CDS encoding class I SAM-dependent methyltransferase, with the translated sequence MSRLDTFIERLLAQRAHIDAAARLIGDRPGPILELGLGNGRTFDHLRARFPGRSIYVFDRELASHPRSRPTPEYFIEGDFRDTLPRVQRQLAGQAILANCDVGSHDVVASRNLVSSIVPLLSPLMAPGGLVLGDYTMENPDWTRMPTPDGVEESAYVMYRVGG